The following are from one region of the Rhizobacter sp. AJA081-3 genome:
- a CDS encoding LysE family translocator: protein MSLPVHDLALFVGAALLLNLTPGPDMLFVAGTAASRGRRAGLLAALGVGAGCLFHTLLAAVGLSALLAASDLAFAAVKWAGAAYLVWTGLTMLRVRRETAGQAPERLSRSGNPFWQGALTNALNPKVALFFLAFLPQFIDAGAPGQAGALVVLGTLFNLGGTGVNLVVALLASRAAASLAKRDDAGRFGPWLQRAAGAMFVGLGLKLALSSR, encoded by the coding sequence TTGAGCCTGCCGGTCCACGACCTCGCGCTGTTCGTCGGCGCCGCGCTGCTGCTGAACCTGACGCCCGGCCCGGACATGCTGTTCGTCGCAGGCACCGCGGCCTCGCGCGGGCGGCGTGCCGGGCTGCTGGCGGCGCTCGGTGTGGGCGCGGGCTGCCTGTTCCACACGCTGCTCGCCGCCGTCGGCCTGTCGGCGCTGCTGGCCGCCTCGGATCTGGCCTTCGCCGCGGTCAAGTGGGCTGGCGCCGCCTACCTGGTGTGGACCGGGCTGACGATGCTGCGCGTGCGCCGCGAGACAGCCGGGCAGGCGCCCGAGCGCCTGTCGCGAAGCGGCAACCCGTTCTGGCAAGGCGCGTTGACGAATGCGCTGAACCCCAAGGTGGCGCTCTTCTTCCTGGCTTTCCTGCCGCAGTTCATCGATGCAGGCGCCCCAGGCCAGGCGGGGGCCCTGGTGGTGCTGGGCACGCTGTTCAACCTGGGCGGTACGGGGGTGAACCTGGTCGTTGCGCTGCTGGCCAGCCGAGCGGCAGCGAGCCTCGCGAAGCGCGACGACGCGGGACGCTTCGGCCCTTGGCTGCAGCGGGCCGCCGGGGCGATGTTCGTCGGTCTCGGGCTGAAGCTGGCGCTGAGTTCGCGCTAG
- a CDS encoding helix-hairpin-helix domain-containing protein yields MGAAQTIKAPKAASAAECETLEQLPNIGPALAADLRLIGIRTPAELRGKDPFVLYQKLCAATGQRQDPCVLDTFMAATDFMRGAPAAPWWKYTPQRKALFGQV; encoded by the coding sequence ATGGGCGCTGCGCAGACCATCAAGGCACCCAAGGCGGCGAGCGCTGCCGAGTGCGAGACGCTCGAGCAACTGCCCAACATCGGCCCGGCCCTGGCGGCCGATCTGCGCCTGATCGGCATCCGAACGCCGGCCGAGTTGCGCGGCAAGGACCCGTTCGTGCTCTACCAGAAGCTGTGCGCCGCCACCGGCCAGCGGCAGGACCCTTGCGTGCTCGACACCTTCATGGCCGCCACCGACTTCATGCGTGGTGCACCCGCCGCGCCCTGGTGGAAGTACACGCCGCAGCGCAAGGCGCTGTTCGGCCAGGTCTGA
- the lexA gene encoding transcriptional repressor LexA yields the protein MQEKPKLTDRQQQILDLVQSAIERTGAPPTRAEIAAELGFKSANAAEEHLQALARKGVIELVGGTSRGIRLKSDTLRALNESRGKQFSLPLPSLSQLSLPLVGRVAAGSPILAQEHIDQTYLLEASMFPRRPDYLLKVRGMSMRDAGIMDGDLLAVQKASDAKNGQIVVARLGDEVTVKRFKRTRNGIELIPENPDFQTIVVSADRSSAEGDFELEGLAVGLIRNNMMM from the coding sequence GTGCAGGAAAAGCCCAAACTCACCGACCGGCAGCAGCAGATCCTCGACCTGGTGCAAAGCGCCATCGAGCGCACCGGCGCCCCGCCCACGCGCGCCGAGATCGCCGCCGAGCTCGGTTTCAAGTCGGCCAATGCAGCCGAGGAGCACTTGCAGGCGCTGGCGCGCAAGGGCGTCATCGAACTGGTGGGCGGCACCTCGCGCGGCATCCGCTTGAAGTCTGACACATTGCGTGCGCTCAACGAGTCGCGCGGCAAGCAGTTCAGCCTGCCGCTGCCCAGCCTGTCGCAGCTCTCCCTGCCGCTGGTGGGCCGCGTGGCAGCCGGCAGCCCGATCCTCGCGCAGGAGCACATCGACCAGACCTACCTGCTCGAGGCCAGCATGTTCCCGCGCCGGCCCGACTACCTGCTGAAGGTGCGCGGCATGAGCATGCGCGACGCCGGCATCATGGACGGCGACCTGCTCGCCGTGCAGAAGGCGAGCGATGCCAAGAACGGCCAGATCGTGGTGGCGCGGCTGGGCGACGAGGTCACCGTCAAACGCTTCAAGCGCACCCGCAACGGCATCGAACTGATCCCCGAGAACCCCGACTTCCAGACCATCGTGGTCTCCGCCGACAGAAGCTCGGCGGAAGGTGATTTCGAGCTCGAGGGCCTGGCGGTCGGCCTGATCCGCAACAACATGATGATGTGA
- a CDS encoding MarR family winged helix-turn-helix transcriptional regulator, with translation MARATTPADTARPTDWLQLDNQLCFALYSASLAMTKLYKPLLEPLGLTYPQYLALLVLWERDGLAVNELGERLFLDSGTLTPLLKRMEAAGWLQRQRASDDERRVIVSLTAAGRALKRQAQAVPRALAAATGCSADELVALTRQLQQLRTQLLDAHPVSPTH, from the coding sequence TGCAGCTCGACAACCAGCTCTGTTTCGCGCTGTACTCCGCTTCGCTGGCGATGACGAAGCTGTACAAGCCGCTGCTCGAACCGCTCGGCCTGACCTACCCGCAGTACCTGGCGCTCCTGGTGCTGTGGGAGCGCGACGGCCTGGCTGTGAACGAGCTCGGCGAACGCCTCTTTCTCGACTCCGGCACGCTGACACCGCTGCTCAAGCGCATGGAGGCCGCCGGTTGGCTGCAGCGCCAGCGTGCCAGCGATGACGAGCGCCGCGTGATCGTCAGCCTCACCGCCGCAGGCCGTGCGCTCAAGCGCCAGGCCCAGGCCGTGCCGCGCGCGCTGGCCGCCGCCACCGGCTGCAGCGCCGACGAACTCGTCGCGCTGACCCGCCAACTTCAGCAGCTGCGCACGCAGCTGCTCGATGCCCACCCTGTGTCCCCCACCCACTGA
- a CDS encoding chromate transporter, with translation MNALSAADLLSLLGHFMLLSLLAVGGAMTTASDMHRYVVVEHGWISDAQFTSSIAIAQAAPGPNVLFVAVIGWNVAGAAGALATLAGTLAPSTLLVLAVSRWAAQRREHRGVRAFTTGMAPLTLGLLLATGWVLAEPFVRVTDQRVGALALIAATIVAMMRFKLSPMWLVALGAVVGAAGGI, from the coding sequence ATGAACGCTTTGTCGGCAGCTGACCTGCTGTCGTTGCTCGGCCACTTCATGCTGCTGAGCCTGCTGGCCGTGGGCGGTGCGATGACGACGGCCTCGGACATGCACCGCTACGTCGTCGTCGAGCACGGATGGATCAGCGACGCGCAGTTCACCAGCTCGATCGCGATCGCGCAGGCGGCGCCGGGGCCGAACGTGCTGTTCGTCGCGGTGATCGGCTGGAACGTCGCCGGTGCCGCCGGCGCGCTGGCCACGCTGGCCGGCACGCTGGCCCCGTCGACATTGCTCGTGCTGGCGGTCTCGCGCTGGGCGGCGCAGCGGCGCGAGCACCGCGGCGTGCGCGCCTTCACCACCGGCATGGCGCCACTGACGCTCGGGCTGCTGCTGGCCACCGGCTGGGTGCTCGCCGAGCCCTTCGTGCGCGTGACTGATCAGCGTGTCGGCGCGCTGGCGCTGATCGCGGCGACGATCGTAGCGATGATGCGGTTCAAGCTCAGCCCGATGTGGCTGGTGGCGCTGGGTGCCGTGGTCGGCGCGGCCGGCGGGATCTGA
- a CDS encoding penicillin acylase family protein gives MQWMRRGLMLVVLLAIAAVALYLVYRQRVLPQTDGTVQLSGPTGEVRIERDGVGIPTVRAGSAEDAAFGLGFVHAQDRLWQLETHRRIASGRLAEAFGAPALETDRFLRALGVKRAAAAQWARIEPQARSVLVAYSQGVNAYVQQAMQARPPEFLILGLQPEPWTPQDSLAWAIMMAWDLGGNWGTELQRMRLSLRLPVERINELIPPYPGDKPLATADYAAMYRTLKVDGKLGAQALRAAPESGIEGVGSNNWVLAGSHTSTGKALLANDPHLKLSAPALWYFARIETPAFKVAGATMPGQATVVLGQNEHIAWGFTNTGPDVQDLYLERIQPGDPTRYQTPQGWEKFETFEEVIKVKGQPDVQMTVRATRHGPVISDAGVASGLTGPASSPGYVLTMRWTALDPDPGTLEASLDMVQARSVPEFVKATSRYVAPMQNMVVADREGRIGVVSAGRVPLRKPDNELKGQVPSPGWEARYDWAGFLDPTVTPRELDPPRGWIATANQRIHPVDYPHYITNEWAAPYRMQRIEQMLQAKPKHSIDDLRDMHADVLSLATVRLLPVLRLARSEHPLAAVAQRELAEFDGRMVGDKAAPLIFWAWARQLSQGVFADEMGAESWAAGGRAYRDALEAVMEGNGAWWCDDKATPAEETCAQQNAAALSRALDELQQLQGPDPAAWRWDRAHQARSEHRPFSRVKALAPWFEMRAPMGGDTYTVNVSRVGLKPDATTGEFYLDEHGPSLRALYDLGDPAQSRFMHSTGQSGIPLSPLYRSFVERWAKVDYVPVWGGAAEHTLVLQPRK, from the coding sequence ATGCAATGGATGCGGCGTGGGTTGATGCTGGTGGTGCTGCTGGCGATCGCAGCGGTGGCCTTGTACCTGGTCTATCGCCAGCGGGTGCTGCCGCAGACGGACGGTACCGTGCAGCTCAGCGGCCCGACCGGCGAGGTGCGCATCGAGCGTGACGGCGTCGGCATCCCGACCGTCCGCGCCGGCAGTGCGGAAGATGCCGCGTTCGGTCTGGGCTTCGTGCATGCGCAGGACCGCCTGTGGCAACTCGAGACCCACCGCCGCATCGCCTCCGGTCGCCTCGCCGAGGCCTTCGGTGCGCCGGCCCTGGAGACCGATCGCTTCCTGCGCGCGCTGGGCGTCAAGCGCGCTGCCGCGGCCCAGTGGGCGCGCATCGAGCCGCAGGCTCGCAGCGTGCTCGTCGCCTACAGCCAGGGCGTCAACGCCTACGTGCAGCAGGCCATGCAGGCGCGTCCGCCCGAGTTCCTCATTCTCGGACTGCAGCCCGAACCCTGGACCCCGCAGGACAGTCTGGCCTGGGCCATCATGATGGCCTGGGACCTGGGCGGGAACTGGGGCACCGAACTGCAGCGCATGCGCCTGTCGCTGCGCCTGCCGGTCGAGCGCATCAACGAGCTGATCCCGCCGTACCCCGGCGACAAGCCGCTGGCGACGGCGGACTACGCCGCGATGTACCGCACGCTCAAGGTCGACGGCAAACTCGGCGCACAGGCGCTGCGTGCCGCGCCGGAGTCGGGCATCGAGGGCGTCGGCTCGAACAACTGGGTGCTGGCCGGTTCGCACACCAGCACCGGCAAGGCGCTGCTGGCCAACGACCCGCACCTCAAGCTGAGCGCCCCGGCGCTGTGGTACTTCGCGCGCATCGAAACGCCCGCGTTCAAGGTGGCGGGGGCCACCATGCCCGGCCAGGCGACGGTGGTGCTCGGCCAGAACGAGCACATCGCCTGGGGCTTCACCAACACCGGGCCGGACGTGCAGGACCTCTACCTGGAACGGATCCAGCCCGGCGACCCGACCCGATACCAGACCCCGCAGGGCTGGGAGAAGTTCGAGACCTTCGAGGAGGTGATCAAGGTCAAGGGCCAGCCCGACGTGCAGATGACGGTGCGCGCGACGCGCCACGGGCCGGTCATCTCCGACGCCGGCGTGGCCAGCGGCCTCACCGGGCCGGCGAGCAGCCCCGGTTACGTCCTGACGATGCGCTGGACGGCGCTGGACCCCGACCCCGGCACGCTGGAGGCGAGCCTGGACATGGTGCAGGCCCGCTCGGTGCCCGAATTCGTCAAGGCGACCTCACGCTACGTCGCGCCGATGCAGAACATGGTGGTTGCCGACCGCGAGGGCCGCATCGGCGTGGTCTCGGCCGGGCGCGTGCCGCTGCGCAAGCCCGACAACGAACTGAAAGGGCAGGTGCCGTCGCCTGGTTGGGAGGCGCGCTACGACTGGGCCGGATTCCTCGACCCGACGGTGACGCCACGCGAGCTCGACCCGCCGCGTGGCTGGATCGCCACGGCGAACCAGCGCATCCACCCGGTCGACTACCCGCACTACATCACCAACGAATGGGCAGCGCCCTATCGCATGCAGCGCATCGAGCAGATGCTGCAGGCCAAGCCGAAGCACTCGATCGACGATCTGCGCGACATGCATGCCGACGTGCTGTCGCTGGCCACGGTGCGGCTGCTGCCGGTGCTGCGCCTGGCCCGATCCGAGCATCCGCTGGCCGCCGTGGCGCAGCGCGAACTGGCCGAATTCGATGGCCGCATGGTCGGCGACAAGGCGGCGCCGCTGATCTTCTGGGCCTGGGCCCGGCAGCTGTCGCAGGGCGTGTTCGCCGACGAGATGGGTGCAGAGTCCTGGGCGGCCGGCGGTCGCGCCTATCGCGATGCGCTGGAAGCCGTGATGGAAGGCAATGGCGCCTGGTGGTGCGACGACAAGGCCACGCCGGCGGAGGAGACCTGCGCGCAGCAGAACGCGGCGGCGCTGAGCCGCGCGCTCGACGAACTGCAACAGCTGCAGGGGCCGGACCCGGCTGCCTGGCGCTGGGACCGCGCGCATCAGGCGCGCTCCGAGCACCGGCCGTTCAGCCGCGTGAAGGCACTGGCACCCTGGTTCGAGATGCGCGCGCCGATGGGCGGCGACACCTACACCGTCAACGTGTCGCGCGTGGGGCTGAAGCCCGACGCGACCACCGGCGAGTTCTACCTCGACGAACACGGCCCGTCGCTGCGGGCGCTGTACGACCTGGGCGACCCGGCGCAGTCGCGCTTCATGCATTCCACCGGGCAGTCGGGCATCCCGTTGTCGCCGCTGTACCGCAGCTTCGTGGAGCGCTGGGCGAAGGTGGACTACGTGCCGGTGTGGGGCGGGGCGGCCGAGCACACGCTGGTGCTGCAGCCGCGCAAGTGA
- a CDS encoding D-2-hydroxyacid dehydrogenase family protein has protein sequence MNIIILDDYQDAVRKLQCAAMLEPLNAKVFTNTVKGIGQLSIRLRDAEVLVLIRERTQFPRQLLEKLPKLKLIAQTGRVGSHVDIDTCTRLGIAVAEGAGSPTAPAELTWALIMAAMRRLPQYIGNLKHGAWQQSGLKAASMPANFGIGTVLKGRTLGIWGYGKIGQLVAGYGRAFGMKVQVWGSEGSRERAVTDGHAAAQSCEQFFESSDVLTLHLRLHEATRGIVKHEALTRMKPTALLVNTSRAELIEEGALVGALNRGRPGMAAVDVFESEPILQGHPLLRLENAVCTPHIGYVELDSYELYFRAAFENVINFIHQKPTNIVNPDALRVIR, from the coding sequence GTGAACATCATCATCCTCGACGACTACCAGGATGCCGTGCGCAAGCTACAGTGCGCGGCGATGCTGGAACCGCTGAACGCCAAGGTCTTCACCAACACCGTCAAGGGCATCGGGCAGTTGTCGATCCGCCTGCGCGACGCCGAGGTGCTGGTGCTGATCCGCGAGCGCACGCAGTTCCCGCGGCAGCTGCTCGAAAAGCTGCCCAAGCTCAAGCTGATCGCGCAGACCGGGCGGGTCGGCTCGCACGTCGACATCGACACCTGCACGCGACTGGGCATCGCCGTGGCCGAGGGCGCCGGCTCGCCGACGGCACCCGCCGAGCTCACCTGGGCGCTGATCATGGCGGCGATGCGTCGGTTGCCGCAGTACATCGGCAACCTCAAGCACGGTGCCTGGCAGCAGTCGGGGCTGAAGGCCGCGTCGATGCCGGCCAACTTCGGCATCGGCACGGTGCTCAAGGGCCGCACGCTGGGCATCTGGGGCTACGGCAAGATCGGCCAGCTGGTGGCCGGCTACGGCCGCGCCTTCGGCATGAAGGTGCAGGTGTGGGGCAGCGAAGGCTCGCGCGAGCGCGCCGTGACGGACGGCCATGCCGCCGCGCAGAGCTGCGAGCAATTCTTCGAGAGCAGCGACGTGCTGACGCTGCACCTGCGCCTGCACGAGGCCACCCGCGGCATCGTCAAGCACGAAGCCCTGACGCGGATGAAGCCCACCGCGCTGCTGGTCAACACCTCGCGCGCCGAACTGATCGAGGAAGGCGCACTGGTGGGCGCGCTGAACCGTGGACGCCCCGGCATGGCGGCCGTCGACGTGTTCGAGAGCGAGCCCATTCTCCAGGGCCACCCGCTGCTGCGGCTCGAGAATGCGGTGTGCACACCGCACATCGGCTATGTCGAGCTCGACAGCTACGAGCTCTACTTCCGGGCGGCGTTCGAGAACGTCATCAATTTCATCCACCAGAAGCCGACGAACATCGTCAATCCGGACGCGCTGCGCGTGATCCGATGA
- a CDS encoding asparaginase — protein sequence MNVQWLYFHPVRTKMQNDARKVAVLATGGTIAGTAARAGDNIGYTAAQLGVQALVEAVPALREVALITEQVAQLDSKDMEFSIWAALAARVAHHLADDGVAGIVITHGTDTLEETAYLLQRLLAPAKPVVLAAAMRPATALLRDGPQNLLDAVTLAREPGARGVMAVLAGTVHSAWDVRKVHSYRVDAFGSGEAGPVARFEEGWVRRLRGWPAGEAIGLAVLDQPWPWVEIVTSHAAARGEVVRAMVAAGVKGIVLAGTGNGSVHHALEAALIEAQHAGVAVLRSTRCLDGPVQMKRGDELPSAGTLTPVQARIELMLQLMRA from the coding sequence ATGAATGTCCAGTGGCTGTATTTTCATCCAGTTCGCACAAAAATGCAAAACGACGCACGCAAGGTGGCCGTGCTGGCCACCGGGGGCACGATCGCCGGCACCGCCGCGCGGGCCGGCGACAACATCGGCTACACCGCCGCGCAACTCGGCGTGCAGGCGCTCGTCGAAGCCGTGCCGGCGCTGCGCGAGGTGGCGCTGATCACCGAACAGGTCGCGCAGCTCGACAGCAAAGACATGGAGTTTTCGATCTGGGCCGCGCTGGCTGCCCGGGTGGCGCATCACCTCGCTGACGACGGCGTCGCGGGCATCGTGATCACCCATGGCACCGACACGCTCGAGGAGACGGCCTACCTGCTGCAGCGTCTGCTCGCGCCGGCCAAGCCGGTGGTGCTGGCGGCAGCGATGCGGCCGGCCACCGCCTTGCTGCGCGACGGCCCGCAGAACCTGCTCGATGCAGTGACGCTGGCGCGCGAACCGGGCGCGCGCGGGGTGATGGCCGTGCTGGCCGGCACGGTGCATTCCGCCTGGGACGTGCGCAAGGTGCACAGCTACCGCGTCGATGCCTTCGGCTCGGGCGAGGCCGGTCCGGTGGCGCGGTTCGAGGAGGGCTGGGTGCGTCGACTTCGCGGCTGGCCGGCGGGCGAGGCGATCGGGCTGGCAGTGCTGGATCAGCCCTGGCCCTGGGTCGAGATCGTCACCAGTCACGCCGCAGCGCGCGGCGAGGTCGTGCGGGCGATGGTGGCCGCCGGAGTGAAGGGGATCGTGCTGGCCGGTACCGGCAACGGGAGCGTGCATCACGCGCTCGAGGCGGCCCTGATCGAGGCGCAGCACGCCGGCGTGGCGGTGCTGCGCAGCACGCGATGCCTCGATGGCCCGGTGCAGATGAAGCGCGGCGACGAGTTGCCGTCGGCCGGCACGCTGACGCCGGTGCAGGCGCGCATCGAACTGATGCTCCAGCTGATGCGCGCCTGA
- a CDS encoding chromate transporter — MNDTSPGPRSPADLFFSFNRLALQGFGGVLAVAQVELVENKRWLTREQFVELLSASQVLPGPNVVNLALMLGDRWFGTRGAVAALAGLLLVPLAIVMALTLVYDRFAGVPAVAGALRGMGAVAAGLVLVTALKLIGTLRGNRMGPAACALVAAATFAAIALARVPLVWVILGLGPLACAFAWRRLRA; from the coding sequence ATGAACGACACCTCGCCCGGCCCGCGATCGCCGGCCGACCTCTTCTTCAGCTTCAACCGGCTGGCGCTGCAGGGCTTCGGCGGCGTGCTCGCGGTGGCGCAGGTCGAGCTCGTCGAGAACAAGCGCTGGCTGACGCGCGAGCAGTTCGTCGAGCTGCTTTCGGCCAGCCAGGTGCTGCCCGGGCCGAACGTGGTCAACCTCGCGCTGATGCTGGGCGACCGCTGGTTCGGCACGCGCGGCGCGGTGGCGGCACTGGCCGGCCTGCTGCTGGTGCCGCTGGCCATCGTGATGGCGCTGACCCTGGTCTACGACCGCTTCGCCGGCGTACCGGCCGTCGCCGGCGCGCTGCGTGGCATGGGCGCCGTGGCGGCCGGGCTGGTGCTGGTCACCGCCCTCAAGCTCATCGGCACGCTGCGCGGCAACCGGATGGGTCCTGCGGCCTGCGCGCTCGTGGCGGCCGCCACCTTTGCGGCAATCGCCCTCGCACGCGTGCCGCTGGTCTGGGTGATCCTGGGGCTCGGGCCGCTTGCCTGCGCATTCGCGTGGCGGAGGCTGCGCGCATGA
- a CDS encoding organic hydroperoxide resistance protein — protein sequence MALDKVIYTARATTTGGREGTSKSDDGKLSVTLAPPKEMGGNGNGTNPEQMFAAGYSACFMGAMKFVAGTQKKVVPADATITAEVGIGPIPAGFGIQVAMQISVPGWPKADTQALVDAAHKVCPYSNATRGNIDVTLTVV from the coding sequence ATGGCCCTCGACAAAGTCATCTACACCGCCCGCGCCACCACCACCGGCGGCCGCGAAGGCACCTCCAAGTCCGACGATGGCAAGCTCAGCGTCACGCTGGCGCCGCCGAAGGAAATGGGCGGCAACGGCAACGGCACGAACCCCGAGCAGATGTTCGCCGCCGGCTACTCGGCCTGCTTCATGGGCGCGATGAAGTTCGTCGCCGGCACGCAGAAGAAGGTGGTCCCGGCGGACGCGACCATCACTGCAGAGGTCGGCATCGGCCCGATCCCGGCCGGTTTCGGCATCCAGGTCGCGATGCAGATCAGCGTGCCGGGCTGGCCGAAGGCCGACACGCAGGCGCTGGTCGATGCGGCGCACAAGGTGTGCCCGTACTCGAACGCCACCCGCGGCAACATCGACGTGACGCTCACGGTGGTCTGA
- a CDS encoding DUF1993 family protein, with amino-acid sequence MTISMHSASVPVFTRMLGHLVQWMDKAEAHAQAKKFDPSVYMAARLAPDMLPFLKQIQIACDAAKFGVARLGGVEAPKFDDNEASLADLRERIRKTLEFVRSVPADAIDGSEAKDITVPRRDGNLTMKGEAYLKNYVLPNFFFHLTTAYALLRHNGVELGKGDYLGSLT; translated from the coding sequence ATGACGATCTCGATGCATTCGGCCAGCGTGCCGGTGTTCACCCGCATGCTCGGCCACCTCGTGCAGTGGATGGACAAGGCCGAGGCACACGCCCAGGCGAAGAAATTCGACCCGTCCGTGTACATGGCGGCGCGGCTGGCGCCCGACATGCTGCCCTTCCTCAAGCAGATCCAGATCGCCTGCGACGCCGCCAAGTTCGGCGTGGCACGCCTGGGCGGCGTCGAGGCCCCCAAGTTCGACGACAACGAAGCCAGCCTGGCCGACCTGCGCGAGCGCATCCGCAAGACGCTGGAGTTCGTCCGCTCGGTGCCGGCTGACGCCATCGACGGCAGCGAGGCGAAGGACATCACCGTGCCGCGACGCGACGGCAACCTCACGATGAAGGGCGAGGCGTACCTGAAGAACTACGTGCTCCCCAACTTCTTCTTCCACCTGACCACCGCCTACGCGCTGCTGCGCCACAACGGCGTCGAGCTGGGCAAGGGCGACTATCTGGGCAGCCTGACTTGA
- the upp gene encoding uracil phosphoribosyltransferase, with product MPVIDVRHPLVKHKVGLLRENDISTKKFRELTNELARLLAYEATVDFPLEKAMIDCWSGPTEVDRIAGRKVTVVPILRAGLGMLDGVLDMIPNAKVSVVGLSRNHETLQPEHYFERFVGHLDERTALIVDPMLATAGSMIATVDLLKSRGCKDVRALVLVAAPEGVAALEKAHPDVRCWTAAIDSHLNELGYIIPGLGDAGDKIFGTK from the coding sequence ATGCCCGTCATCGACGTCCGCCACCCGCTGGTCAAGCACAAGGTCGGCCTGCTGCGCGAGAACGACATCTCGACCAAGAAGTTCCGCGAGTTGACCAACGAGCTGGCACGGCTGCTGGCCTACGAGGCCACGGTGGACTTCCCGCTCGAGAAGGCGATGATCGACTGCTGGAGCGGCCCCACCGAGGTGGACCGCATCGCGGGCCGCAAGGTCACGGTGGTACCGATACTGCGCGCGGGCCTGGGCATGCTCGATGGCGTGCTCGACATGATCCCCAACGCGAAGGTCAGCGTGGTCGGCCTGTCGCGCAACCACGAGACGCTGCAGCCGGAGCACTACTTCGAGCGCTTCGTCGGCCACCTCGACGAGCGCACCGCGCTGATCGTCGACCCGATGCTCGCCACCGCCGGATCGATGATCGCCACCGTCGACCTGCTCAAGAGCCGCGGCTGCAAGGACGTGCGCGCGCTGGTGCTGGTGGCCGCGCCCGAAGGCGTGGCCGCTTTGGAGAAGGCACACCCCGACGTTCGCTGCTGGACGGCGGCGATCGACAGCCACCTCAACGAGCTCGGCTACATCATTCCGGGCCTCGGTGATGCCGGTGACAAGATCTTCGGCACCAAGTGA
- a CDS encoding MFS transporter, whose protein sequence is MSVGAGRGGPGAGPPQAGPRPLGGPLGVPDERGARWALLSGNFVIGCGVMVVAGTLNDLSRSLQVSVALAGQLIAIGAVVMGVCAPLLAGWVAGFDRRRLLAASLAWYAAGHALSALMPDYAALWPVRALCMLGAAVFTPQAAAAIGHMTAPEHRGRAITFVFLGWSLASVAGMPIASWLGETFGWRVAFGAVSLLAAASAVWVYRAMPDGVKPAALSLAAWREAFTHPVLMAIVAVTALQSAGQFTLFSYFAPYYRQTLNATPAQISLLFAWFGAFGLLGNVLLSRHIDRFGAARCVALTLCLITLSLLAWPLATGFATMALVLVPWALGCFATNSAQQARLGLAAQALAPALMALNTSAIYLGQAIGAASGGVLLSHSGYTQLHWVGSVWMFAAIALSLWAGAHARRPQ, encoded by the coding sequence ATGAGCGTGGGGGCCGGCCGCGGCGGGCCCGGCGCCGGGCCGCCCCAAGCGGGCCCGCGCCCCCTCGGGGGGCCGCTCGGCGTACCCGACGAGCGGGGGGCTCGTTGGGCGCTGCTCAGCGGCAACTTCGTCATCGGCTGCGGCGTGATGGTCGTGGCCGGCACGCTGAACGACCTGTCGCGCTCGCTGCAGGTCTCGGTGGCGCTGGCCGGGCAGCTGATCGCCATCGGCGCGGTGGTGATGGGCGTGTGCGCGCCGCTGCTCGCCGGCTGGGTGGCCGGCTTCGACCGGCGCCGGCTGCTCGCCGCCTCGCTGGCCTGGTACGCCGCCGGCCACGCGCTGTCGGCGCTGATGCCCGACTACGCGGCGCTGTGGCCGGTGCGCGCCCTGTGCATGCTCGGCGCGGCCGTGTTCACGCCGCAAGCGGCGGCGGCGATCGGCCACATGACCGCGCCGGAGCACCGCGGCCGCGCCATCACCTTCGTCTTCCTCGGTTGGTCGCTCGCCTCGGTGGCCGGCATGCCGATCGCGTCGTGGCTGGGCGAGACCTTCGGCTGGCGCGTCGCCTTCGGCGCGGTCTCGCTGCTCGCCGCCGCCTCCGCGGTCTGGGTGTACCGGGCCATGCCCGACGGAGTGAAACCGGCTGCGCTGTCGCTGGCCGCCTGGCGCGAGGCCTTCACGCACCCGGTGCTGATGGCCATCGTCGCCGTCACCGCGCTGCAGAGCGCCGGTCAGTTCACGCTGTTTTCCTACTTCGCGCCCTACTACCGCCAGACGCTGAACGCCACGCCGGCGCAGATCAGCCTGCTGTTCGCCTGGTTCGGTGCCTTCGGCCTGCTCGGCAATGTGCTGCTCTCGCGCCACATCGACCGCTTCGGCGCCGCGCGCTGCGTGGCCCTCACGCTGTGCCTGATCACGCTGTCGCTGCTAGCCTGGCCGCTGGCCACCGGCTTCGCGACCATGGCGCTGGTGCTGGTGCCGTGGGCGCTGGGCTGCTTCGCGACCAACTCGGCTCAGCAGGCCCGCCTGGGCCTGGCCGCCCAGGCCCTGGCGCCGGCGCTGATGGCATTGAACACCTCGGCGATCTACCTCGGCCAGGCGATCGGCGCGGCCAGCGGCGGCGTGCTGCTGAGCCACTCGGGCTACACCCAGCTGCACTGGGTGGGCTCGGTCTGGATGTTCGCCGCCATCGCGCTGAGCCTGTGGGCCGGTGCCCACGCACGCAGGCCGCAATGA